Proteins encoded by one window of Paenibacillus urinalis:
- a CDS encoding YheC/YheD family protein, protein MKKKMHYTSTTIKSKWTKTKWLDKSPEVQDYLPKTMPFSRSNLSSMLSQYSTVFFKPENGTGGYNIIIRIKKRDNGYQYQHNSVKKQFSTLDNLYNELKKRNNREPYLLQQGIQLKKTNGKPFDIRVMVQKSSSGSWKSTGIFTKIGTPGKVATNYQQGGSIGFIRPTLLNAGFSNTTAEEIEAELKKLGKSVGKVFDSHKNGFHELGLDVALDKNGGIWILEVNTRPQFYPLKNMKDKSLYQHILTNAKKYGRKR, encoded by the coding sequence GTGAAGAAGAAAATGCACTATACAAGCACAACCATCAAGAGCAAATGGACCAAGACCAAATGGCTCGACAAAAGCCCTGAAGTACAAGATTATCTTCCAAAAACGATGCCGTTCAGCCGAAGTAATCTGAGCAGCATGCTGTCACAGTACTCGACGGTCTTTTTTAAGCCGGAGAACGGTACTGGAGGCTACAACATTATAATAAGAATCAAGAAGCGCGATAATGGATACCAGTACCAGCACAACTCGGTCAAGAAGCAATTCAGTACGCTTGATAATTTATATAACGAATTAAAAAAACGAAATAACCGTGAGCCGTACCTGCTTCAGCAAGGCATTCAGCTTAAGAAAACCAACGGCAAACCGTTCGATATTCGGGTGATGGTTCAGAAATCGAGCAGCGGAAGCTGGAAATCAACTGGTATTTTTACCAAGATCGGTACCCCGGGTAAAGTAGCTACCAACTATCAGCAAGGCGGAAGCATCGGATTTATACGCCCCACCCTATTAAATGCTGGTTTCTCTAACACCACAGCAGAAGAGATCGAAGCAGAACTCAAAAAGCTCGGAAAATCTGTCGGCAAAGTATTTGATTCCCACAAGAATGGCTTCCATGAGCTGGGTCTCGATGTTGCGCTGGATAAGAATGGCGGAATCTGGATTCTGGAGGTCAACACAAGACCTCAGTTTTATCCGCTGAAGAACATGAAGGATAAGAGCCTATATCAGCACATTCTGACTAACGCCAAGAAATATGGACGTAAGAGATAG
- a CDS encoding methyl-accepting chemotaxis protein — MSKLSKKLKGFDKSKLKWPNKNKLRLTVKYKLIIVFLIVLIIPSSLIGTLSYQSAKHVLDKEFMRSADESVDVINAVITDVIAPKREDVVIFANHVNATRYDGVDSPDIRAEFDNYIQFHRDLDSMYVGTEEGVMIQVPRKQLNEDYDPRQRPWYKKAMENKGQVVVTDPYVSAATGNLVVAVAKMTEDGSGVVGMDINLQNLSQVAGQVNIGTEGYAIVLDQQRNIVVHPTMELGIRAGEDFFDQMFASEQGEFSFTSEGESKRMEFTTNELTGWKVGGFVFDTEIEGITQPILIATSIVIVVAIVLGLSLVFYLIASITKPLQALRTSAARISEGDLTENIQLKNNDELGDLAGSFNQMSHNLRTLIQEIGSKSEHVAASSEELTASSMQTATASEYVASSLQEVASRAETQNDQLNQTVEALTQISMGIQKVAGNAVHVSDLTKQAAEQAVDGNDSVLKTMDQMNAIYKSVNKSNEQLQSLQQRSQEIAVIVDLIGGIAGQTKLLSLNASIEAARAGEHGRGFAVVAEEVGHLAKQSEEAAKQIIELIGHILKETETTADSMKLAAEKVESGLTISFNTTETFSSIIQNIQEIPVQVEEVATLSEQIAASAGQVTSTAQNLLTLSTENASLSEDMASSTQEQLASMEEISAASASLSKLAEELQELVQQFKI, encoded by the coding sequence GTGAGCAAGTTAAGTAAGAAGCTGAAAGGGTTCGACAAGAGCAAGCTGAAGTGGCCCAACAAAAACAAGCTGAGATTAACCGTGAAGTATAAGCTGATCATCGTATTTCTCATCGTACTTATTATCCCATCTTCTCTTATAGGGACCCTATCGTACCAATCCGCGAAGCATGTGCTGGATAAGGAATTCATGCGCAGTGCGGATGAGAGCGTGGACGTCATCAACGCAGTCATCACAGATGTCATTGCTCCTAAACGAGAGGATGTTGTAATCTTCGCCAACCATGTCAATGCAACGCGATATGATGGAGTCGATAGTCCTGATATTAGAGCCGAGTTCGATAACTACATACAATTCCATAGAGATTTAGACAGCATGTATGTCGGAACAGAAGAGGGTGTCATGATTCAGGTTCCGAGAAAGCAGCTTAACGAGGATTACGATCCACGTCAGAGACCTTGGTATAAAAAGGCGATGGAGAACAAGGGACAGGTCGTCGTTACCGATCCCTATGTATCAGCAGCAACCGGTAATCTGGTCGTCGCGGTAGCAAAAATGACAGAGGATGGCTCGGGCGTTGTCGGCATGGACATAAACCTGCAGAATTTGAGCCAAGTTGCAGGCCAGGTAAACATCGGTACTGAGGGTTATGCGATCGTACTGGACCAACAGAGGAATATTGTGGTTCATCCTACGATGGAGCTAGGTATAAGAGCAGGTGAGGATTTCTTTGATCAGATGTTCGCATCTGAACAAGGCGAGTTCTCATTTACCTCTGAAGGGGAATCGAAACGTATGGAGTTCACCACGAATGAGCTGACGGGCTGGAAGGTCGGCGGTTTTGTGTTTGATACCGAGATTGAAGGCATTACCCAGCCTATTCTTATTGCAACCAGTATCGTTATTGTTGTTGCCATTGTGCTCGGCTTGTCTCTCGTATTCTATCTTATTGCCTCCATTACGAAGCCGCTTCAAGCGCTGCGCACATCAGCAGCCCGGATTAGTGAAGGAGATCTGACCGAGAACATTCAGCTGAAAAATAACGACGAGCTTGGAGACCTCGCAGGCTCATTTAATCAAATGTCTCACAACCTGCGAACGCTGATCCAGGAAATCGGCTCCAAATCAGAGCATGTTGCCGCATCCTCAGAGGAGCTTACCGCAAGCTCAATGCAAACAGCCACGGCTTCAGAATATGTAGCTTCTTCCCTGCAGGAAGTTGCCAGCCGGGCGGAAACACAGAACGATCAGTTGAACCAAACGGTAGAAGCTCTTACTCAGATCAGCATGGGCATTCAAAAGGTAGCTGGGAATGCGGTTCATGTCTCGGATTTGACGAAGCAGGCAGCAGAGCAGGCAGTAGATGGGAATGATTCTGTACTGAAGACGATGGATCAGATGAATGCGATATACAAATCGGTGAATAAATCTAATGAACAGCTGCAATCGCTGCAACAGCGTTCTCAAGAGATTGCCGTGATTGTAGATCTCATCGGGGGGATCGCCGGGCAGACGAAGCTGCTGTCCCTTAACGCTTCCATTGAGGCGGCAAGAGCGGGCGAGCACGGCAGAGGATTTGCCGTGGTAGCTGAGGAAGTCGGTCATCTGGCCAAGCAGTCAGAGGAGGCTGCGAAGCAAATTATCGAACTGATCGGGCACATCCTTAAGGAAACGGAGACCACAGCGGATAGCATGAAGCTGGCTGCGGAAAAAGTAGAGAGTGGACTCACCATCTCCTTCAATACGACAGAGACCTTCTCTTCCATCATTCAAAATATTCAGGAAATTCCTGTTCAGGTGGAAGAAGTTGCGACACTGTCTGAGCAGATTGCTGCAAGTGCAGGACAGGTCACATCAACAGCTCAGAATTTGCTGACGCTGTCCACGGAGAATGCTTCCTTATCCGAAGATATGGCAAGCTCAACACAAGAACAGCTGGCATCCATGGAGGAAATCAGCGCAGCTTCGGCTTCGTTATCCAAGCTTGCTGAAGAACTGCAGGAGCTGGTTCAGCAATTTAAAATTTAG
- a CDS encoding transglutaminase-like domain-containing protein: MQLIAQSGSVEDYLCETKEVNYSHPSIQQLANELYSTSVSETEFVKIAFEYVRDQIAHSWDIQSSRITCIASDVLLYQEGICYAKSNLLCAILRCKGIPTGFCYQRLTLGDTPEMGYCIHALNSVYLQSIGRWIRLDARGNKSGVNAKFSLDEEHLAFQIRDYYEEMDYPIIYTAPHPKTIDVLRRHSDCIQMYLHGLPTEI, encoded by the coding sequence CTGCAGCTTATCGCCCAATCTGGATCTGTAGAAGACTATTTATGCGAAACAAAGGAAGTGAATTACTCACATCCTTCCATTCAACAACTGGCAAATGAGTTGTACAGCACTTCGGTAAGTGAAACCGAATTCGTAAAAATCGCCTTTGAATATGTCCGGGATCAGATTGCTCACTCCTGGGATATTCAGAGCTCACGCATTACGTGTATCGCATCGGATGTATTGCTATATCAGGAAGGTATATGTTATGCCAAGTCCAATTTACTCTGTGCCATATTGCGGTGCAAAGGAATTCCGACAGGATTTTGTTATCAGCGTCTAACGCTTGGAGATACCCCGGAAATGGGGTACTGCATCCATGCATTAAACAGTGTTTATCTTCAGTCGATAGGCAGATGGATCAGACTTGATGCGAGAGGAAATAAGTCAGGTGTGAATGCAAAATTCTCATTAGATGAGGAACATCTTGCATTTCAGATACGCGATTACTATGAAGAGATGGATTACCCTATAATTTACACAGCTCCTCATCCAAAAACAATTGACGTACTACGCCGACATTCCGATTGTATTCAGATGTATCTTCACGGCCTACCGACAGAAATTTAG
- a CDS encoding amidase family protein has translation MRMTILAKRTMSLVISGMLIGAIPELAGTPSTVHAQEQIRLEEMTVSELTEGYNSGKYTAKQIVQAYLDRIEKYEDTYNAFTFMNDNALQEAEEIDRLRSEGAELGPLAGIPVVIKEAVDVAGFPSTFGWAPLSKSAGGIELMPAEDAPVVSRLKEAGAIIIGKTNIPAFSATGTHANTSWAGPTYNAVDPSIAPGGSSSGTAMAISGNLAVLGIAEETGGSIQNPAAAQAIVGIKPSFGLIPTTGVTPLAGSTRDVLGPHARTVLDAAVMLDVMAGYSEKDEKTEAAIGHIPEEGYAAAVSDQALKGKRLGLYGPGWRDSELSAETTALYEQAVKELEEEGAIVVEDPFAGSGFKEYVKKTGNVGMETFFYDLESYIQNLNPEDDTLSIQSVFEEAGEVPWVKGGPLSFMEGRFANIDTAITDAKKTPDLTEFNEVREEYLRILDSVMEEHDLDGFVYPQMSNRIPKLGEGDIGATTVPEINISGLPLITVPAGYYENGSPFGLAFFGEMWGEAELIAMAYDYEQATHHRELPVLIEKSADYADVKPNSPYFPAVMSLAAAGAIDADQSEFLPNEPITRAETADIIAKGLHLNIPDNAGTILEGFEDISSEDEYAGVIAAVYREGILLGGSDLFMGGQSLTREQMASVLVRAFDLPKLSNSPHTVVTTNVKTAHKEDVMILAQHGITVELDNYRPQDTVTRGEFASFMYRAMGLQL, from the coding sequence ATGAGAATGACCATTCTAGCAAAAAGAACCATGTCCCTCGTCATTTCCGGAATGTTGATCGGAGCTATACCTGAGCTGGCGGGAACACCTTCAACCGTGCATGCGCAGGAACAGATTCGATTGGAAGAGATGACAGTCAGTGAATTGACCGAGGGATACAACAGTGGAAAATATACAGCTAAGCAGATCGTCCAAGCTTATTTGGATCGAATTGAGAAGTATGAGGATACATATAACGCGTTCACCTTCATGAATGATAACGCCCTGCAAGAGGCGGAGGAGATTGACCGTCTTCGAAGTGAAGGAGCGGAGCTGGGTCCGCTTGCGGGTATACCCGTCGTCATCAAGGAAGCAGTGGATGTCGCTGGATTCCCAAGCACATTCGGCTGGGCCCCCCTTAGTAAATCAGCGGGTGGCATTGAACTGATGCCTGCTGAGGATGCTCCGGTCGTGTCACGCCTGAAGGAAGCAGGGGCCATCATCATCGGGAAGACGAATATTCCGGCCTTCAGCGCAACAGGAACGCATGCGAATACGAGCTGGGCTGGACCTACGTATAATGCAGTCGATCCTTCCATTGCACCGGGCGGCAGCAGCAGCGGGACAGCAATGGCGATCTCGGGGAATTTGGCCGTCCTTGGAATTGCCGAGGAGACGGGAGGCTCGATTCAGAATCCGGCAGCAGCGCAAGCGATCGTCGGTATCAAGCCCTCGTTCGGACTGATCCCGACAACAGGAGTTACACCGCTTGCCGGGAGCACCCGGGACGTTCTTGGACCGCATGCCCGAACTGTGCTGGATGCGGCAGTGATGCTCGATGTTATGGCCGGTTATTCGGAGAAGGATGAGAAAACAGAGGCTGCTATTGGCCATATTCCTGAGGAAGGCTACGCAGCAGCCGTGAGTGATCAGGCGCTTAAGGGCAAGAGGTTAGGTCTGTATGGACCGGGCTGGCGTGATAGTGAGCTGTCTGCAGAGACCACAGCGCTATATGAACAAGCTGTGAAGGAGCTGGAGGAAGAAGGGGCTATTGTAGTGGAGGATCCTTTTGCCGGATCAGGCTTCAAAGAGTATGTGAAGAAGACGGGAAATGTCGGCATGGAGACATTCTTCTATGACCTGGAGAGCTATATTCAGAATTTAAATCCCGAAGACGATACCTTATCTATTCAAAGCGTATTTGAAGAGGCCGGTGAGGTTCCGTGGGTCAAAGGTGGACCGCTTAGTTTTATGGAAGGAAGATTTGCGAATATTGATACGGCAATTACAGATGCGAAGAAGACACCAGATTTAACGGAGTTCAATGAAGTTAGAGAAGAGTATCTGCGAATCTTGGACAGTGTCATGGAAGAGCATGATCTGGATGGGTTTGTGTATCCACAAATGTCTAACCGGATTCCGAAGCTGGGCGAAGGCGATATTGGCGCGACAACGGTGCCCGAGATTAATATCAGCGGCCTGCCATTAATTACGGTGCCTGCAGGATATTACGAGAATGGCTCACCCTTTGGCCTCGCGTTCTTTGGCGAGATGTGGGGAGAAGCCGAGCTGATTGCGATGGCATATGATTATGAACAGGCAACCCATCATCGGGAGCTGCCCGTATTAATTGAGAAGTCTGCAGATTATGCCGATGTTAAACCCAATAGTCCATACTTTCCTGCAGTGATGTCATTGGCAGCGGCCGGAGCGATCGATGCGGATCAATCCGAATTTCTGCCGAATGAGCCGATCACCCGTGCGGAAACAGCTGATATTATAGCAAAAGGCTTGCATCTGAATATTCCGGACAATGCGGGTACCATACTTGAGGGCTTTGAGGATATTTCATCCGAGGATGAGTATGCGGGGGTAATAGCTGCAGTATACCGTGAAGGAATTCTCCTAGGCGGATCAGATTTGTTTATGGGTGGGCAGTCACTGACGAGAGAACAGATGGCGTCTGTATTGGTAAGAGCCTTTGATCTGCCTAAGCTGTCCAACAGTCCGCACACGGTAGTGACGACGAATGTGAAGACCGCACACAAAGAGGATGTTATGATCCTGGCTCAGCACGGAATAACGGTCGAGCTGGACAATTATAGACCACAGGATACCGTTACGCGTGGTGAATTTGCCTCCTTTATGTACAGAGCGATGGGGCTGCAGCTGTAA
- a CDS encoding DUF2197 domain-containing protein codes for MFYYDVRCYNCKNTFRVYEGSQKYKQAKERKDKFFCCEDCADKIRIEAIMNFMREMNR; via the coding sequence ATGTTTTACTATGATGTGCGTTGCTATAATTGTAAGAATACATTCAGGGTATACGAAGGTTCACAAAAATATAAACAAGCTAAAGAAAGAAAGGATAAGTTTTTTTGTTGCGAAGATTGTGCTGATAAAATACGCATTGAAGCAATCATGAATTTTATGCGCGAAATGAATCGTTAG
- a CDS encoding NupC/NupG family nucleoside CNT transporter, with product MSIVIGILGLILTLGLGFLLSNDKKNINFKAIGVLFVLQILLALFMFKTSLGVKIVERVSDFVTMVLSYGYQGIEFVVGGWAPPEASVFFINVLLLIIFTATLLSILTHIRVLPLAIKYIGGALAKITGLSNVLTFNAVNSIFFGQSESLIAIKHHLQKMNDNKLFVVCASAMGSVSASIMGSYMTMIPPQYVLVAMILNAMSALIIATMVAPSKPSEDEKIDVREVSQTKSIFEAISAGALDGGRVALIVGAMLIAYVGLIALLDGALTSILGISFTAILGYIFSPIAWIMGIPASEMVTAGSIMGMKLATNEFVAMLEFQPLIEQLSPKTVAIVSTFLVSFANFSSIGIISGSIQAISGEKAAVVAKFGLKVLLVATLASIITSIIAGLFV from the coding sequence ATGTCAATTGTAATTGGAATTCTTGGGCTTATACTGACACTAGGACTTGGATTCCTGCTCAGCAACGATAAGAAGAATATCAACTTCAAAGCCATTGGAGTTCTGTTCGTTCTTCAAATATTACTTGCACTATTCATGTTCAAGACGAGTCTTGGTGTGAAAATCGTCGAGAGAGTGTCGGATTTTGTAACTATGGTGCTGTCCTACGGATATCAAGGAATTGAATTTGTCGTTGGGGGATGGGCTCCGCCAGAAGCAAGCGTGTTCTTTATCAACGTGCTCCTGCTCATTATCTTTACGGCAACGCTGTTGTCGATACTGACACATATTCGAGTGCTGCCGCTGGCAATCAAGTATATCGGAGGGGCCCTTGCGAAGATTACAGGACTGTCGAATGTACTTACCTTTAATGCAGTGAACTCGATCTTCTTCGGCCAATCCGAGTCACTGATTGCGATCAAGCATCATCTGCAGAAGATGAATGATAACAAGCTGTTTGTTGTATGTGCCTCTGCTATGGGTTCGGTGTCTGCGTCCATCATGGGATCATATATGACAATGATTCCTCCGCAGTATGTTCTAGTAGCCATGATCCTGAACGCCATGTCAGCGCTGATCATAGCAACGATGGTCGCTCCTTCGAAGCCAAGCGAGGATGAGAAGATTGATGTACGGGAAGTCTCCCAGACCAAATCCATCTTCGAGGCAATTTCGGCTGGTGCACTGGATGGAGGTAGAGTTGCTCTGATCGTAGGTGCGATGCTGATTGCCTATGTTGGACTCATTGCGCTTCTAGATGGAGCTCTAACATCGATATTAGGTATTTCATTTACCGCAATTCTGGGATATATCTTCAGTCCGATAGCTTGGATTATGGGAATTCCGGCAAGTGAAATGGTAACGGCGGGCTCCATTATGGGAATGAAGCTGGCGACGAATGAATTTGTAGCTATGCTGGAGTTCCAGCCGCTGATCGAGCAGCTTAGTCCCAAGACGGTTGCGATCGTCTCTACTTTCCTGGTGTCATTTGCGAATTTCAGCTCCATCGGAATTATCAGTGGATCGATTCAAGCGATCAGTGGTGAAAAAGCAGCCGTGGTTGCCAAATTTGGCCTCAAGGTACTGCTTGTTGCGACACTCGCATCCATCATTACAAGTATCATCGCCGGTTTGTTTGTGTAA